Proteins found in one bacterium HR11 genomic segment:
- the mrdB gene encoding Peptidoglycan glycosyltransferase MrdB: MRLSRWMDFDPVTWLIVVLLLAIGLATIYSTTVDTRGGRYVYRQLLAIGLGLLASTAFGLISYEKWLAWAPTLYVGSMALLVGTLVVGHTVSGSKSWLTTGPLRLQPSEVAKLAVILMWARIYGGRHAERLRSHVFRLRDLVVTSAVAALPVGLILLQPDFGTAFTFLFPLAVTWFLLRMPLRYWLVLGLVGLMAVSVGWSMLKPYQKARVVTFLKSEAIDPRGTGYQVLQSKIALGSGGFWGKGFRQGSQAQLGFVPARHTDFVLASFGEEWGFVGIVLVFLLFMALFARWFTLAGRTPDPAGQMIIALVLAFWTFHFGVNAGMVIGWFPVTGLPLPLVSYGGSFLLFCLSSVGLVLNVYWRRHEVAARL; this comes from the coding sequence ATGCGGCTCTCTCGGTGGATGGATTTTGACCCCGTCACGTGGCTGATCGTCGTCCTCCTGTTGGCCATCGGCCTGGCGACGATCTACAGCACGACCGTCGATACCCGGGGCGGTCGGTACGTATACCGTCAGCTCCTGGCCATCGGCCTGGGCCTCCTCGCCAGCACCGCCTTTGGGCTGATATCCTACGAAAAGTGGCTGGCCTGGGCGCCGACGCTCTATGTCGGCTCAATGGCCCTGCTCGTCGGGACGCTGGTCGTGGGCCATACCGTCTCCGGGTCCAAGAGCTGGCTGACCACCGGGCCCCTTCGACTCCAGCCCTCGGAAGTGGCCAAGCTGGCCGTCATCCTGATGTGGGCCCGCATTTACGGGGGTCGCCACGCCGAACGGCTCCGTAGCCACGTCTTCCGCCTCCGCGACCTCGTCGTGACCTCGGCCGTCGCCGCCCTCCCCGTCGGCTTGATCCTCCTCCAGCCCGACTTCGGGACGGCCTTCACGTTTCTCTTCCCCCTGGCCGTGACGTGGTTTCTGCTTCGAATGCCCCTGCGATACTGGCTCGTCCTGGGCCTGGTCGGCCTGATGGCCGTATCTGTCGGGTGGTCCATGTTGAAGCCCTACCAGAAGGCCCGCGTCGTGACCTTCTTGAAGTCCGAGGCCATCGACCCCCGGGGGACCGGCTATCAGGTCCTTCAGTCCAAGATCGCCCTTGGCTCCGGGGGCTTTTGGGGCAAGGGATTCCGCCAGGGGTCACAGGCCCAGCTGGGGTTTGTACCTGCGCGGCATACGGACTTCGTCCTGGCCTCCTTCGGGGAGGAGTGGGGCTTCGTCGGCATCGTCCTCGTGTTCTTACTCTTTATGGCCCTGTTCGCCCGATGGTTCACCCTGGCCGGACGGACGCCCGACCCGGCGGGCCAGATGATCATCGCCCTGGTCCTGGCTTTCTGGACCTTTCACTTCGGGGTCAATGCCGGGATGGTCATCGGGTGGTTCCCCGTGACGGGCCTACCGCTCCCCCTCGTCAGCTACGGGGGGTCCTTCCTGCTGTTTTGCCTGAGCTCGGTCGGCCTCGTCCTGAACGTCTACTGGCGCCGCCACGAGGTCGCCGCGCGGTTGTAA
- the mrdA gene encoding Peptidoglycan D,D-transpeptidase MrdA, with translation MKPIQPTPFERPLRHFRTGVLVGMSVLLLGFWRLQVLQHSYYLGLADSNRVQVVRLHPPRGVIVDRHERVLADTGITSVLVWEPRRPQADPRRVFPELFRVLGWPEAQQASLMARVQRLSAYYPERLNWPLNTADIARFEFYRERFPDLVLQTRPSRSYPYGPITAHLLGYVGWIGPEDPAQPLYADYPGDAIVGKTGIERYYEPALRGEFGQAYYVVNSLNIPVQELRDYRRSPRPGNRLVLSVDLDLQRIAYEVLQDVSAAFVALDPRTGAVRAMVSTPSFDPNEFVPYIRPERWKRLVEDPAHPLQNRAIQALYPPGSTFKVVMAVAGLLEGWTTPDHTVACPGYARLYNHVFRCWKPSGHGVVDLHAAIVHSCDVYFYHLGARAPIDAIARYAAAFGYGVPTGIDLYFEKGGLVPTTLWKEKVRREPWYPGETVSVAVGQGPFLATPLQQANVMAMVWNRGVQYQPYVVQAIESPDGRVVLSREPRVINRLRAPEAVWDFLHEAICEVVRAGTARAARDPDVPICGKTGTVELLSDAEKVPKELLEKYKTHAWFVGWVDWPDDPMAFALIVEHSGYGGEVAAPRVREIFRRYRSLPRPPTPAGLPRSSSHAALSVDGF, from the coding sequence ATGAAGCCTATTCAGCCCACTCCGTTTGAGCGGCCCCTCCGACACTTTCGGACCGGGGTCCTGGTCGGGATGTCGGTCTTGCTCCTGGGCTTCTGGCGCCTCCAGGTCCTCCAGCACTCGTATTACCTGGGGCTGGCCGATTCGAATCGGGTCCAGGTCGTCCGGCTCCATCCGCCGCGGGGCGTGATCGTCGACCGCCACGAACGCGTCTTGGCTGACACGGGGATCACCTCGGTCTTAGTTTGGGAGCCCCGTCGGCCGCAAGCCGACCCCCGCCGGGTATTTCCCGAACTCTTCCGGGTCCTGGGCTGGCCGGAAGCCCAGCAGGCGAGCCTCATGGCCCGGGTCCAGCGCCTGTCGGCCTACTACCCGGAACGGCTGAACTGGCCCCTGAACACGGCCGACATCGCCCGCTTTGAGTTTTACCGGGAGCGATTCCCGGACCTCGTCCTCCAGACCCGGCCCAGCCGGTCGTATCCCTACGGCCCCATCACGGCTCACCTGCTGGGTTACGTCGGCTGGATCGGCCCCGAAGACCCGGCCCAGCCCCTCTATGCCGACTATCCGGGCGATGCCATCGTCGGCAAGACGGGCATCGAACGCTACTACGAGCCGGCCCTTCGGGGCGAGTTCGGACAGGCCTACTACGTCGTCAACAGCCTGAACATCCCGGTCCAGGAGCTGAGGGACTATCGCCGTTCGCCTCGGCCCGGCAATCGCCTCGTCCTATCGGTCGACCTGGACCTTCAGCGGATCGCGTACGAGGTCCTGCAAGACGTGTCGGCCGCCTTTGTGGCCCTGGACCCCCGTACGGGCGCCGTCCGGGCGATGGTCAGCACGCCGTCCTTTGACCCGAATGAGTTCGTACCCTACATCCGGCCCGAACGGTGGAAGCGTCTGGTCGAAGACCCGGCCCATCCCCTGCAGAATCGGGCGATTCAAGCCCTGTACCCGCCGGGGAGTACCTTCAAGGTCGTCATGGCCGTGGCGGGCCTCCTGGAAGGATGGACGACGCCCGACCATACGGTCGCCTGTCCCGGATATGCCCGGCTGTACAATCACGTGTTCCGGTGTTGGAAGCCATCCGGCCACGGCGTCGTCGACCTCCATGCGGCCATCGTCCACTCCTGCGACGTGTACTTCTACCACCTGGGCGCTCGGGCGCCCATCGACGCCATCGCCCGCTACGCCGCCGCCTTCGGTTACGGCGTCCCCACGGGCATCGACCTGTACTTCGAGAAGGGCGGTCTGGTCCCGACGACCCTCTGGAAGGAAAAGGTCCGTCGCGAGCCCTGGTATCCCGGCGAGACCGTCTCCGTCGCCGTCGGCCAGGGCCCCTTCCTGGCAACGCCCCTCCAGCAGGCCAACGTGATGGCGATGGTCTGGAATCGGGGCGTCCAGTATCAGCCTTACGTCGTTCAGGCCATCGAGAGTCCCGACGGCCGGGTCGTCCTGTCCCGGGAACCCCGGGTCATCAATCGACTTCGGGCCCCGGAGGCCGTCTGGGACTTTCTCCACGAGGCCATCTGCGAGGTCGTCCGGGCCGGGACGGCCCGGGCCGCCCGGGACCCGGACGTGCCCATCTGCGGGAAGACCGGGACGGTCGAGCTCCTGTCCGACGCCGAGAAGGTCCCGAAAGAGCTCTTGGAGAAATACAAGACCCACGCCTGGTTCGTCGGCTGGGTCGACTGGCCGGACGACCCGATGGCCTTTGCGCTCATCGTGGAGCACAGCGGCTACGGCGGGGAAGTCGCCGCCCCCCGGGTCCGGGAGATCTTCCGACGCTATCGGTCCCTCCCCCGACCCCCGACCCCCGCCGGCCTGCCCCGGAGTTCGAGTCATGCGGCTCTCTCGGTGGATGGATTTTGA
- the mreC gene encoding Cell shape-determining protein MreC — MADLGPIVSRRWLFRQWLLWTTVCWALLSVQVLNQRGISLGFLVQQWVWTPVLHEYERVYRQVQDWRDRWRTMNELAEENRRLRAEVFRYQQMERQYEQVLQEMALLKPLYERWQARRPSSLWARVVLPDVHAIRWHQIVIDRGSRHGVHQYAAVSTPDGLVGYVESVGSTTSQVRLVSHPFFRCGARVGTDGPMGVLYGQGNVSRVLLRYVPQGSVVPPGSPVYTSGIEGVLPAGLRVGWVEASRTSDTGEVLYEVRPAVVPSQVSWVIVDVVGVTPP; from the coding sequence ATGGCCGACCTGGGCCCGATCGTTTCCCGTCGGTGGCTATTCCGGCAGTGGCTCTTATGGACGACCGTCTGCTGGGCTTTGCTATCGGTGCAGGTCCTGAATCAACGGGGCATCTCGCTGGGATTCCTCGTCCAACAGTGGGTCTGGACGCCCGTGCTCCACGAGTATGAGCGTGTATACCGACAGGTCCAGGACTGGCGGGACCGCTGGCGGACGATGAACGAGTTGGCCGAGGAGAATCGCCGCCTTCGAGCTGAAGTCTTCCGGTACCAGCAGATGGAACGCCAGTACGAGCAGGTCTTGCAGGAGATGGCCCTGCTGAAACCCCTGTATGAACGGTGGCAGGCGCGGCGTCCGTCGAGCCTCTGGGCCCGGGTCGTCTTGCCCGACGTCCATGCGATTCGATGGCATCAGATCGTCATCGACCGGGGAAGCCGGCACGGCGTCCATCAGTACGCGGCCGTCTCGACGCCGGACGGCCTGGTCGGGTATGTCGAGTCGGTCGGTTCGACGACGAGTCAGGTCCGTCTCGTGAGCCATCCCTTCTTCCGATGTGGGGCCCGGGTCGGGACGGACGGGCCGATGGGCGTCCTGTACGGCCAGGGGAACGTATCTCGCGTACTCCTCCGGTATGTCCCCCAGGGTTCGGTCGTTCCCCCCGGGAGTCCGGTCTACACAAGCGGCATCGAGGGCGTCTTGCCGGCCGGTCTACGGGTCGGATGGGTCGAAGCCAGTCGTACGTCCGATACGGGGGAGGTCCTCTATGAGGTCCGGCCGGCCGTGGTCCCCTCGCAGGTCTCTTGGGTGATCGTAGACGTCGTGGGAGTGACGCCCCCATGA
- the mreB gene encoding Rod shape-determining protein MreB encodes MKLFGWLFNDLGIDLGTANTVVVAKNRGIVLNEPSIVVRNRVTGQIEAFGQAAKEMLGKTPVNIEVIRPLRDGVIADFDVTEQMLKYFIRQAVNHHRFLRPRIVIGVPSGITQVERRAVRQAALNANAAEVYLVDEPMAAAIGAGLPIDEPSGNMIVDIGGGTTDVAVISMSGIVYSKSIRVAGHEMDEAIIMYVKRKYNLLIGERTAEQIKIQLGSAAPKDEEKSMEIKGRCLIEGIPRTVLIRSEEVREALADTVSAIVDLVREALERTPPELAADIVDRGIVLTGGGALLDKLDVRLRNETGLPVTVAEEPLLSVAYGVVKILDNMELLRKVATTA; translated from the coding sequence ATGAAGTTATTCGGCTGGCTCTTCAACGACCTGGGCATCGACCTGGGGACGGCGAATACGGTCGTCGTGGCAAAGAACCGGGGCATCGTCCTGAACGAGCCGTCCATCGTCGTCCGGAATCGGGTCACGGGTCAGATCGAGGCCTTCGGCCAAGCGGCGAAAGAGATGCTGGGCAAGACGCCTGTCAATATCGAGGTCATCCGGCCCCTGCGGGATGGCGTGATCGCCGACTTTGACGTGACGGAGCAGATGTTGAAGTACTTCATCCGGCAGGCCGTCAACCACCACCGGTTTTTGCGACCCCGCATCGTCATCGGCGTGCCTTCGGGGATCACGCAGGTCGAACGACGGGCCGTCCGGCAGGCCGCCTTAAATGCCAACGCCGCCGAGGTTTACCTGGTCGACGAGCCGATGGCGGCGGCTATCGGGGCGGGCCTTCCCATCGATGAGCCCTCGGGCAACATGATCGTCGACATCGGGGGCGGGACGACCGACGTGGCCGTCATCTCCATGTCGGGCATCGTGTACAGCAAGTCCATCCGGGTGGCCGGCCACGAGATGGACGAGGCCATCATCATGTATGTCAAGCGCAAGTACAATCTCTTGATCGGGGAGCGGACGGCCGAACAGATCAAGATCCAGTTGGGCTCGGCCGCCCCGAAGGACGAAGAAAAGAGCATGGAGATTAAGGGCCGTTGTCTGATCGAGGGCATCCCCCGGACCGTGCTGATCCGGTCCGAGGAGGTCCGGGAGGCCTTGGCCGACACCGTCAGCGCCATCGTGGACCTGGTCCGGGAAGCCCTGGAGCGGACGCCGCCTGAGCTGGCCGCCGACATCGTCGACCGGGGGATCGTCCTGACGGGCGGGGGCGCTCTCCTGGACAAGCTGGACGTCCGACTCCGGAATGAGACGGGCCTGCCCGTCACCGTCGCCGAGGAGCCCCTCCTGTCGGTCGCCTATGGGGTCGTCAAGATCTTGGACAACATGGAACTCCTTCGGAAGGTGGCGACCACGGCGTAA
- a CDS encoding putative CtpA-like serine protease, producing the protein MRQWVRFLSVGFLLAAALAFGALQASYRSKPTDRVIRDVGEALRTIETYYSGEWSSDAVLKWAIVDMLLSLDPHSNFLDERAYQRMMEEQRGSFYGIGVSINSIQGVLTVIMPIPGTPAAKAGLRAGDVIAEIDGEPTKGQPLDDLIRKLRGPKNTEVRLTIVRQGYEAPFSVTLVRDEIPLVSVVNAFVTPDGIGYLRVRNFAERTYEEIRSHLEEFQKAGLKGLVLDLRDNPGGLLEEAVRVADLFLPPGLTIVTVRGRGIGRVVEYKSEQEDPYETLPLIVLTNRGTASASEIVAGAIQDHDRGLIVGETTWGKGLVQTLYPLSFNTAVAITTARYYTPSGRLIQRSYASFFEYSFPQVQSSPLTPGSPDRPQFQTDLGRFVTGGGGIQPDVAVESFRDPEVLQAIEQEFYRRVAPVNGLPYLEFARFFAPVEKADEERQHRSTRQLLSPDFQVDDALLTRFQDFLRQREIPFDETAFRRDREVIRQVLRRELIERLWGESEGYRYFLTFDPQFKKAQEVIPKARQMWSQRLQALKKKEVSS; encoded by the coding sequence ATGCGCCAGTGGGTCCGTTTCTTGAGCGTGGGCTTCCTCTTGGCGGCGGCCCTGGCCTTTGGAGCCTTACAGGCATCTTATCGGTCGAAGCCGACGGACCGGGTCATCCGGGACGTCGGGGAGGCCCTCCGGACGATCGAGACCTACTACAGCGGCGAGTGGAGTAGCGACGCCGTCCTCAAGTGGGCCATCGTGGACATGCTGTTGAGCCTGGACCCCCACTCGAACTTTCTGGACGAACGGGCCTATCAGCGGATGATGGAGGAGCAAAGGGGTTCGTTTTACGGGATCGGGGTCAGTATCAACAGCATCCAGGGGGTCCTGACGGTCATCATGCCGATCCCGGGGACGCCGGCGGCTAAGGCCGGCTTGCGAGCCGGGGACGTGATCGCTGAAATCGACGGAGAGCCCACGAAGGGCCAACCTCTGGACGACCTCATCCGAAAGCTTCGGGGCCCCAAGAATACGGAAGTCCGTCTGACGATCGTCCGGCAGGGCTATGAGGCCCCCTTCTCGGTCACCCTGGTCCGGGACGAGATCCCCTTGGTCAGCGTGGTCAACGCCTTCGTCACGCCGGACGGCATCGGATACCTGCGGGTCCGTAACTTTGCCGAGCGGACCTACGAGGAAATTCGGTCCCACCTGGAGGAGTTCCAGAAGGCCGGCCTCAAGGGCCTGGTCCTGGACCTGCGGGACAACCCGGGGGGTCTCCTGGAAGAGGCCGTGCGGGTCGCCGACCTCTTTTTGCCACCGGGCTTGACCATCGTGACCGTCCGGGGTCGGGGCATCGGGCGGGTCGTCGAATACAAGAGTGAGCAGGAGGACCCCTACGAGACCCTGCCCCTGATCGTCCTGACGAATCGGGGCACGGCCAGCGCTTCGGAGATCGTCGCCGGTGCCATTCAAGACCACGACCGGGGCCTTATCGTCGGCGAGACGACGTGGGGGAAGGGTCTGGTCCAGACCCTCTATCCCCTCAGCTTTAACACGGCTGTGGCCATCACGACGGCCCGCTACTATACGCCCTCGGGCCGCCTGATCCAACGGTCCTACGCTTCCTTTTTTGAGTACAGCTTTCCCCAGGTCCAGTCGTCCCCATTAACCCCGGGTTCCCCGGACCGCCCCCAGTTCCAGACCGACCTGGGCCGGTTCGTCACCGGTGGGGGCGGTATCCAGCCGGACGTAGCTGTCGAGAGCTTCCGAGACCCGGAGGTCTTGCAAGCTATCGAGCAGGAATTCTACCGTCGGGTAGCCCCCGTCAACGGTCTCCCCTACTTAGAGTTTGCCCGATTCTTCGCGCCGGTCGAGAAGGCCGACGAGGAACGCCAGCATCGTTCGACACGGCAACTGCTCAGCCCGGACTTTCAGGTCGACGATGCCCTACTGACCCGCTTTCAGGATTTCCTCCGTCAGCGGGAGATTCCCTTCGATGAGACAGCCTTCCGCCGGGACCGGGAGGTCATCCGACAGGTCCTGCGTCGGGAACTCATCGAACGACTCTGGGGGGAGAGCGAAGGGTATCGCTATTTTCTGACCTTTGACCCCCAGTTCAAGAAGGCGCAGGAGGTCATTCCCAAGGCCCGGCAGATGTGGAGCCAGCGGCTCCAGGCCCTGAAGAAGAAGGAAGTTTCCTCTTGA
- the rimO gene encoding Ribosomal protein S12 methylthiotransferase RimO — translation MERPIRVGLVSLGCAKNLVDSEAMLGALQQAGLQVTSDPAQADVLVVNTCGFIEPAKKESIDTILEMARYKEAGTCRKLVVAGCLAQRYHRELAEALPEVDVWLGIDDVERVVEACLDDRYRGDRVSSERPRWVYDLQVPRLRTTPRHYAYLKIAEGCNHTCSFCAIPRIRGKYRSRSLDSIVEEARRLVEQGVRELILISQDTTYYGLDIGLKDGLLRLLEALHGPADLRWIRLLYLYPDTLPPDFPERFRDFPKLCRYLDLPLQHSHPDILRAMKRRGSRERYLELLARYRAAVPDIVLRTTFIVGFPGETEAHFEDLCRFVEEARFDHVGVFEYSDEDGTAAYDLRPKVPRRVAARRRRTLMALQQKVLAEKVRAWVGRRVEVVIDRFVRQEAGRWLYRGRHYGQAPEVDGHVEVIARRPLIVGRWYPVHIRAGRLYDYRADLEEETVSWPPDVAGSVSAASAG, via the coding sequence ATGGAGCGTCCCATCCGGGTCGGGCTCGTCAGTCTGGGGTGTGCCAAGAATCTGGTCGATTCGGAGGCCATGCTGGGGGCTCTCCAGCAGGCGGGCCTGCAGGTCACGTCGGACCCGGCCCAGGCGGACGTCCTGGTCGTCAACACGTGCGGTTTCATCGAGCCGGCCAAGAAGGAGAGCATCGACACGATCCTGGAGATGGCCCGTTACAAGGAAGCGGGGACCTGCCGGAAGCTGGTCGTCGCCGGGTGTCTGGCTCAGCGGTACCATCGGGAGCTCGCCGAGGCTTTGCCGGAGGTCGACGTCTGGCTCGGGATCGACGACGTCGAACGGGTCGTCGAGGCCTGCTTAGACGACCGTTACCGGGGGGACCGGGTGTCGTCCGAACGGCCCCGTTGGGTCTACGACCTCCAGGTCCCCCGTCTTCGGACGACGCCCCGGCATTACGCCTACCTCAAAATCGCCGAGGGGTGCAATCATACGTGTAGTTTCTGCGCGATTCCTCGCATCCGGGGGAAGTATCGGAGCCGTTCGCTGGACTCGATCGTCGAGGAAGCCCGCCGGCTGGTCGAGCAGGGCGTGCGGGAGCTCATCCTGATCTCCCAGGATACGACGTACTACGGCTTAGACATCGGCTTGAAGGACGGCCTGCTCCGTTTGCTGGAGGCTCTCCACGGCCCGGCGGACCTCCGGTGGATTCGGCTTCTATACCTGTATCCGGACACCCTGCCGCCGGACTTTCCCGAGCGGTTTCGGGACTTCCCGAAACTGTGCCGCTACTTGGACCTGCCCCTTCAGCACAGCCATCCGGACATCCTGCGGGCGATGAAGCGCCGGGGGTCCCGGGAGCGGTACTTGGAGCTTCTGGCCCGCTACCGGGCGGCCGTCCCCGACATCGTCCTGCGGACGACCTTCATCGTCGGCTTTCCGGGTGAGACAGAGGCTCACTTTGAGGACCTGTGCCGCTTCGTCGAGGAGGCCCGCTTCGACCATGTCGGCGTGTTCGAGTACTCCGACGAGGACGGCACGGCGGCCTATGACCTGAGGCCGAAGGTTCCCCGACGGGTGGCCGCCCGCCGGCGGCGCACGCTGATGGCCCTCCAGCAGAAAGTCCTGGCCGAGAAGGTGCGGGCCTGGGTCGGCCGACGGGTCGAGGTCGTGATAGACCGCTTCGTGCGGCAGGAGGCCGGCCGTTGGCTGTACCGGGGACGTCACTACGGCCAAGCCCCGGAGGTCGACGGTCACGTGGAGGTCATCGCCCGGCGGCCCCTGATCGTCGGTCGATGGTATCCGGTTCACATTCGGGCCGGGCGACTCTATGATTACCGGGCTGACCTGGAGGAGGAGACGGTTTCGTGGCCCCCCGACGTCGCAGGCTCCGTTTCGGCCGCCTCCGCTGGCTGA
- the cirA_1 gene encoding Colicin I receptor, whose amino-acid sequence MAQNHWAIRSLYGIRVLILGLGATLAAWGQTAASVVGTVRDVEGHPLPGVLVELTGPQGVRRVVTTDAQGRYRIEGLPPGEGYRLRCVLEGFLPAVVESVAVRSDVPTSVDVTLHVGAEAVVVVTPSRLNTSPEKLAATVQVVSRSDLMVSPQLLVVESLRQVPGFSLFRRSSGVMASHPTAQGMRLRGAWPSGASRALVLLDGVPINDSFGGGIYWNRVPRSALRQVEVIKSPVSTAWGNAGMEGALHFRTEAVGLREFQVDLQGGELGTMDADTTWRHRYGALSLLMAGRYFRTDGHYLLLPEQRGPIDIRAFSRMGSLLGRVTWDVSSRRQLFWAGNVFSERRSNGTPYTENSTDLWMTSLGTRWFTAGGDFWEVAGFWQSQTFRSTFSSVNSTRTQETPSLDQYDVPSVMGGFHIQWARPQPSGAQWSAGLDVKYIWGETREDYRWVATRFTRRRFAGGRQAFVGLYLNRLFQPVSNLYVQVGARVDAWGLFRGTRVERDLTTDAVLRDDRYEDRRRMAFSPTLGLRWRARPWADLRFQFSQGFRAPTLNELYRPFQVRNVVTAANPGLKPESLQAWELGADLRGGDFWQGSVTAFWYQVHDVISNVTVLERSAWPSLCGFVPAGGVCRQRRNIDLTRVVGLEWMNTFRFGQYLQTHVGYLWNDARIRKSLAPELIDKRIAQGPSHTAVFRVQYQHPQVFIAAVQVWYESSRFEDDLNTLRLRPVWLVDASVRRKIVRGVELYVSAENLLNTRVEAGRTADGLVTLGTPRVVRAGLHVQM is encoded by the coding sequence ATGGCACAGAATCATTGGGCTATTCGTTCTCTCTACGGTATTCGGGTCCTGATCTTGGGGCTGGGGGCGACCCTGGCCGCCTGGGGCCAGACGGCGGCTTCGGTCGTCGGGACCGTGCGGGACGTCGAGGGGCATCCCTTGCCCGGTGTCCTCGTCGAGCTGACGGGTCCGCAGGGGGTTCGCCGAGTCGTCACGACGGATGCGCAGGGGCGCTATCGGATCGAGGGTTTGCCGCCGGGGGAGGGCTACCGTCTGCGGTGTGTCTTGGAGGGTTTTCTCCCTGCCGTCGTCGAAAGCGTGGCCGTGCGTTCGGATGTGCCGACGTCGGTCGACGTCACGCTTCATGTCGGCGCCGAGGCGGTCGTCGTCGTCACGCCGAGCCGTCTGAATACGTCGCCCGAGAAGCTGGCCGCCACGGTCCAGGTCGTCTCCCGATCGGACCTGATGGTGAGTCCGCAACTATTGGTCGTCGAGAGCCTGCGGCAGGTGCCGGGTTTTAGCCTTTTCCGGCGGTCCAGCGGTGTGATGGCTTCTCATCCGACGGCCCAAGGCATGAGACTTCGGGGAGCATGGCCCAGTGGTGCCAGTCGGGCGTTAGTCCTCCTGGACGGTGTACCCATCAATGATTCCTTTGGGGGTGGCATTTACTGGAACCGGGTCCCCCGGTCGGCCCTCCGGCAGGTCGAGGTCATCAAGAGCCCTGTCTCGACCGCCTGGGGTAACGCGGGGATGGAGGGTGCCCTTCACTTCCGGACGGAGGCTGTCGGGCTTCGGGAATTTCAGGTCGACCTGCAGGGCGGCGAGCTCGGCACGATGGATGCAGACACGACCTGGCGTCATCGGTATGGGGCCCTGAGTCTACTGATGGCTGGCCGGTACTTTCGGACGGATGGTCATTATCTTTTGTTGCCGGAACAACGGGGACCTATCGACATTCGTGCCTTCTCCCGCATGGGATCCTTACTGGGTCGGGTGACGTGGGATGTCTCGAGCCGCCGCCAACTTTTTTGGGCGGGGAATGTCTTCTCGGAACGACGAAGTAACGGGACGCCGTATACGGAGAACTCGACGGACCTCTGGATGACGAGCCTGGGGACGCGGTGGTTCACGGCTGGGGGGGACTTTTGGGAGGTCGCGGGGTTCTGGCAGTCCCAGACCTTCCGGAGCACGTTCAGCTCGGTCAACTCGACCCGCACGCAGGAGACGCCTTCGCTGGATCAGTATGATGTCCCATCCGTGATGGGGGGCTTTCATATCCAGTGGGCCCGGCCGCAACCCTCAGGGGCCCAATGGTCGGCGGGTCTCGACGTCAAGTACATTTGGGGAGAAACCCGGGAGGACTATCGGTGGGTCGCGACCCGGTTTACCCGTCGCCGATTCGCTGGAGGCCGGCAGGCCTTTGTCGGTTTGTACTTGAACCGTCTGTTCCAGCCGGTGTCGAACCTGTACGTTCAGGTCGGGGCCCGGGTAGACGCCTGGGGCCTGTTTCGGGGGACGCGGGTCGAGCGGGACCTCACGACAGATGCCGTCTTACGGGACGATCGCTATGAGGACCGTCGTCGTATGGCCTTCAGTCCGACGTTGGGCCTCCGCTGGCGGGCTCGTCCCTGGGCGGACCTGCGATTCCAGTTCAGTCAAGGCTTCCGGGCGCCGACGCTCAACGAGCTCTATCGTCCCTTCCAGGTCCGGAACGTCGTCACGGCCGCCAATCCGGGCCTCAAGCCGGAGTCCCTGCAAGCCTGGGAGCTGGGGGCGGACCTGCGGGGCGGCGACTTCTGGCAGGGTTCGGTCACGGCCTTCTGGTATCAGGTCCACGACGTTATCTCGAACGTGACGGTCCTGGAGCGTTCGGCCTGGCCCAGCCTGTGTGGCTTTGTCCCGGCCGGCGGCGTCTGTCGCCAGCGGCGGAATATCGACCTGACGCGGGTCGTGGGCCTGGAGTGGATGAACACGTTCCGGTTCGGCCAATACTTGCAAACCCATGTGGGCTATCTCTGGAACGATGCCCGGATTCGGAAGAGCCTGGCGCCGGAGCTCATCGACAAGCGAATCGCCCAAGGCCCGAGTCATACGGCCGTGTTTCGGGTTCAGTATCAGCATCCCCAGGTCTTCATCGCCGCCGTTCAGGTCTGGTACGAGTCAAGCCGGTTCGAGGACGACCTGAACACCTTGCGGCTCCGGCCCGTTTGGTTGGTGGACGCCAGCGTCCGGCGTAAGATCGTCCGGGGCGTGGAGCTGTACGTGTCGGCCGAAAATCTGTTGAACACCCGTGTCGAGGCGGGCCGGACGGCGGACGGGCTGGTCACCCTGGGGACGCCCCGGGTCGTGCGGGCGGGCCTGCACGTGCAGATGTAA